In Staphylococcus lloydii, the following proteins share a genomic window:
- a CDS encoding lipid II:glycine glycyltransferase FemX: protein MEKMNITNQQHDAFVKSHPNGDLLQLTKWAETKKLTGWYSKRIAVGENGEIVGVGQLLFKKVPKLPYTLCYISRGFVTDYSNKLALETLLENAMQVAKDEKAYAIKIDPDVEVDKGVEALRNLKSLGFKHKGFKEGLSKDYIQPRMTMITPIDKDDESLIQSFERRNRSKVRLALKRGTKVEKSNRAGLETFANLMKITGERDGFLTRDISYFQNIYDALHDDGDAELFLVKLEPKPVLEELRNDMDELDQEIVKLTEKKQDKKTLNKINDAGNKKDKTQSLIDDLEQLVATHPEGIYLSGALLMFSGEKSYYLYGASSNEYRDFLPNHHMQFAMMQYAREHGAKTYDFGGTDNDPDKDSDHYGLWSFKKVWGTYLSEKIGEFDYVLNKPLYQIIENVKPRLTKAKIGLSRKLKRK, encoded by the coding sequence ATGGAAAAGATGAATATTACAAATCAACAACATGATGCATTTGTGAAAAGTCATCCAAATGGGGATTTACTTCAATTAACAAAATGGGCCGAAACAAAAAAATTAACAGGCTGGTATTCTAAGCGTATCGCTGTCGGTGAAAATGGTGAAATCGTAGGTGTGGGACAATTACTGTTCAAAAAAGTACCTAAGTTACCTTATACGTTATGTTATATATCAAGAGGCTTTGTAACTGATTATTCCAACAAATTAGCTTTAGAAACATTATTAGAAAATGCGATGCAAGTCGCTAAAGATGAAAAAGCTTATGCAATTAAAATTGACCCAGACGTTGAAGTAGATAAAGGCGTTGAGGCGTTACGCAACTTAAAATCGCTAGGGTTTAAACATAAAGGCTTTAAAGAAGGATTATCTAAAGACTATATCCAACCTAGAATGACAATGATTACCCCAATAGACAAAGATGATGAATCACTTATTCAAAGTTTTGAACGTAGAAACCGTTCTAAGGTTAGATTAGCATTAAAACGTGGAACAAAAGTTGAAAAATCAAATAGAGCAGGTTTAGAAACTTTTGCGAATTTAATGAAAATAACTGGTGAAAGAGATGGCTTCTTAACAAGAGATATTTCATACTTCCAAAATATCTATGATGCATTACATGACGATGGAGATGCTGAACTCTTTTTAGTTAAACTTGAACCTAAACCAGTCCTAGAAGAATTAAGAAATGACATGGATGAGTTGGATCAAGAAATTGTTAAATTAACAGAGAAAAAACAAGACAAAAAGACCTTAAATAAAATTAATGATGCAGGAAACAAAAAAGATAAAACGCAATCATTGATTGACGATTTAGAACAATTAGTAGCTACGCACCCAGAAGGTATTTATTTATCAGGTGCATTGTTGATGTTCTCAGGAGAAAAATCTTATTATTTATATGGCGCTTCTTCAAATGAATATAGAGACTTTTTACCTAACCATCACATGCAGTTTGCGATGATGCAATATGCAAGAGAACATGGCGCTAAAACTTATGATTTTGGTGGTACTGATAACGACCCAGATAAAGATTCAGATCATTATGGCTTATGGAGCTTTAAGAAAGTATGGGGTACTTATTTAAGCGAAAAAATCGGAGAATTCGATTACGTGCTAAATAAACCACTTTATCAAATCATTGAAAATGTGAAGCCTAGATTAACAAAAGCTAAAATTGGTCTTTCTCGCAAACTTAAAAGAAAATAG
- a CDS encoding efflux RND transporter permease subunit — protein sequence MIKKLLQFSLGNKFAIFLMVLLVILGGIYSSVKLKQELLPDVEPPMMTIQTSMPGATPTAVKDDVSDKIDDQIRSMADVKDVSAESIQNASTVTVKYEDGTDMDKAENDLKKELDKIKFKSGVQEPEITRSSMDAFPIVAYSFTNKEDNLKDATKKINSHLIPKLQQVKGVQNAQVNGQTKREVSIKFDKAKLSENHLTEQDVQKYIKNATSQTPLGLFQFDDTDKSIVVDGKYKSVDALKNLTIPQQGAASGASSSAGGQQASEMMSQQSNGEEDSSSSVKLKDIADVKLGDTRESISKTNGKDALNVQITKAQDANTVQVADDVKDKINDFKKQNPDMESHIVMDTAKPIKDSLSTMINKALLGTIVAIIVILLFLRNIRMTTISVVSIPMSILIAMIALKLSNISLNILTLGALTVAIGRVIDDSIVVVENIYRRLADKNEQLVKDDLIISATKEVFKPILSSTIVTIVVFLPLAFVSGSVGEMFRPFALAITFSLLASLLVSITIVPALGSTYFKKGLKRKKEKSLGIIGSNYRKVLSWSLNHKWIVLILSIVILIASIVLGAAKIGTSYISTGDDKYMALTYTPKPGETEGKVLDHAEQVQKYLNSKDKVRTVQYSVGGPSPTDPTGSTNSLALMVQYDSNTPNFDEEPDKVLKHISKYKHPGEWGNQDMGTGGSNNKIEIDVTGPSLAKIKGTVNKIEDSMKKEHGIANVKSDLSQTYEQYNIKVDHNKAAKQGITASQLAMTLNQNTPDQTVTTVKDSGKNVSVKIKQDKVTDWSKDKLENTEVPSQTGKEVKLSDIASLEKTSTPNKIKTEAGDYTSTVSGKVTSSNVGGISQKMISKVNKMDKPNSVKVNVGGANDDIGNAITQLTLAMLAAIIIVYLVLVLTFKGALAPFTILFSLPFTVIGVVLALVITGETLSVPSMIGMLMLIGIVVTNAIVLIDRVINNEKNGMPMKEALIEAGGTRIRPILMTALATIGALIPMLFGKDSSMLISKGMAATVIGGLISSTILTLIVVPVIYEILMTMRNKLKRKFNK from the coding sequence ATGATAAAAAAATTGCTACAGTTTTCACTAGGTAATAAATTTGCCATCTTTCTAATGGTACTGCTAGTGATTCTCGGTGGTATTTATTCGAGTGTAAAGCTTAAACAAGAGTTGTTACCAGATGTTGAGCCACCTATGATGACAATTCAAACGTCTATGCCAGGTGCAACGCCAACTGCTGTTAAAGATGATGTCAGTGATAAGATTGATGATCAAATACGGTCAATGGCAGATGTTAAAGATGTGAGTGCCGAATCCATTCAAAATGCTTCTACGGTAACAGTGAAATATGAAGATGGTACGGATATGGATAAAGCTGAAAACGATTTGAAAAAAGAACTGGATAAAATAAAGTTTAAAAGTGGTGTACAAGAACCTGAAATAACACGTAGCTCTATGGATGCTTTCCCAATAGTCGCTTATTCTTTTACAAATAAAGAGGATAATCTAAAGGATGCTACTAAAAAAATCAATTCGCATTTAATACCTAAATTACAACAAGTAAAAGGCGTACAAAATGCTCAAGTAAATGGACAAACAAAACGTGAAGTATCAATTAAATTTGATAAAGCAAAACTAAGCGAAAATCATTTAACAGAACAAGACGTTCAGAAATATATTAAGAATGCTACGAGTCAGACACCATTAGGCTTATTCCAATTTGATGATACTGATAAATCCATTGTTGTAGATGGCAAATATAAATCGGTAGATGCTTTGAAAAATCTAACTATACCTCAACAAGGTGCTGCTAGTGGGGCGAGTAGTAGTGCTGGTGGACAACAAGCTAGTGAGATGATGTCACAACAATCTAATGGGGAAGAAGACTCATCTTCATCAGTTAAATTAAAAGATATTGCAGATGTAAAATTAGGTGATACACGTGAAAGTATCTCTAAAACTAATGGTAAAGATGCATTGAATGTTCAAATTACGAAAGCACAAGATGCGAATACCGTACAAGTTGCTGATGACGTAAAAGACAAAATTAATGACTTTAAAAAGCAAAATCCAGACATGGAATCTCATATCGTTATGGACACTGCGAAGCCAATTAAAGATTCATTAAGCACGATGATTAATAAGGCATTGTTAGGTACGATAGTAGCTATTATCGTTATCCTATTATTCTTAAGAAATATAAGAATGACGACGATTTCGGTCGTATCGATACCAATGTCTATTTTGATAGCAATGATAGCATTGAAACTCTCAAATATATCGTTAAATATATTAACGTTAGGCGCCTTGACTGTTGCCATTGGTAGAGTTATCGATGATTCTATCGTAGTAGTTGAAAATATTTACCGTAGGCTTGCCGATAAAAATGAACAATTGGTTAAAGATGATTTAATTATTAGTGCTACAAAAGAAGTATTTAAACCTATTTTATCATCGACTATTGTTACTATCGTAGTCTTTTTACCGCTTGCCTTTGTGAGTGGTTCAGTTGGAGAAATGTTTAGACCATTTGCTTTAGCTATCACTTTTAGTTTATTGGCATCTCTATTAGTTTCAATTACAATCGTGCCAGCATTAGGGTCTACTTATTTTAAAAAAGGACTTAAACGTAAAAAGGAGAAGTCACTTGGCATAATTGGATCTAATTATCGTAAGGTCTTATCATGGTCGTTAAATCATAAATGGATAGTATTAATTTTAAGTATTGTCATTTTGATTGCTAGTATTGTACTAGGTGCAGCTAAAATAGGTACAAGCTACATCTCGACTGGTGATGATAAATATATGGCACTCACTTATACACCGAAACCTGGTGAAACTGAAGGTAAAGTTTTAGACCATGCAGAGCAAGTACAAAAATATTTAAACAGTAAAGATAAAGTTAGAACAGTACAATATTCTGTAGGTGGACCTTCGCCAACTGATCCAACGGGTAGTACGAATAGTTTAGCGTTAATGGTGCAATATGATTCCAATACGCCTAATTTTGATGAAGAACCAGATAAAGTGTTAAAACATATTAGTAAATATAAACACCCAGGTGAATGGGGTAACCAAGATATGGGTACTGGTGGTAGTAACAATAAAATTGAAATTGATGTTACTGGACCTTCATTAGCTAAAATAAAAGGTACCGTTAATAAAATCGAAGATAGTATGAAAAAAGAACACGGTATTGCTAATGTAAAATCGGATTTATCACAAACATATGAGCAATACAATATTAAAGTAGATCATAATAAAGCCGCTAAGCAGGGTATTACAGCTTCTCAATTAGCAATGACTCTAAACCAAAATACGCCTGATCAAACTGTAACTACAGTTAAAGATAGTGGTAAGAATGTTAGCGTTAAAATTAAGCAAGACAAAGTCACAGACTGGAGTAAAGATAAATTAGAAAATACTGAAGTACCATCTCAAACTGGTAAAGAAGTTAAATTAAGTGATATTGCTAGTTTAGAAAAAACGTCAACACCAAATAAAATTAAGACAGAGGCTGGTGATTATACATCAACAGTATCTGGTAAAGTGACGAGTAGTAATGTTGGTGGTATTTCGCAAAAAATGATTTCTAAAGTTAATAAAATGGATAAACCTAACAGTGTGAAAGTTAATGTTGGCGGAGCCAATGACGATATTGGCAATGCTATCACGCAATTAACTTTAGCGATGTTAGCAGCAATCATTATAGTTTATTTAGTACTTGTCCTTACATTCAAAGGTGCTTTAGCGCCATTCACAATTTTATTCTCATTACCATTTACAGTAATCGGAGTTGTATTAGCTTTAGTAATTACTGGAGAAACTTTATCGGTACCAAGTATGATTGGTATGTTAATGTTGATAGGTATAGTAGTGACGAATGCCATCGTGCTTATAGATAGGGTAATTAATAATGAAAAAAATGGTATGCCTATGAAGGAAGCGTTGATAGAAGCTGGCGGTACACGTATAAGACCGATTCTTATGACGGCGTTAGCAACAATAGGTGCACTAATACCGATGCTATTTGGTAAAGATAGTTCGATGCTTATTTCAAAAGGAATGGCTGCGACAGTTATAGGTGGATTGATTTCGTCTACAATCCTAACTTTAATCGTAGTTCCTGTTATTTACGAAATATTAATGACGATGAGAAATAAGTTGAAACGTAAGTTTAATAAATAA
- the mspA gene encoding membrane stabilizing protein MspA, protein MQLYLILLPLLYLIVSYISIYKMNTIFTKILRIIMAILLIFVVALTTLSFAAVNWWVFVILLLIVGNVEITAFKFSKQDPKAVNILNIITAILIVIYIILTLILY, encoded by the coding sequence ATGCAACTTTATCTTATCTTACTACCGCTTCTGTATTTAATTGTTAGTTACATAAGTATCTATAAAATGAATACTATTTTCACTAAAATATTAAGGATCATAATGGCAATCTTGTTGATATTCGTTGTAGCTTTAACAACATTATCGTTTGCTGCTGTTAACTGGTGGGTGTTCGTTATCCTACTACTTATCGTCGGCAATGTCGAAATCACAGCCTTTAAATTTAGCAAACAAGACCCAAAAGCTGTTAATATCTTAAATATAATTACAGCGATTTTAATAGTGATATATATAATTTTAACACTTATTTTATACTAA
- a CDS encoding SE1832 family protein: protein MDLNSKLMELKDDYVRLQNDLEKRESLNQDIDPLHRQLAEIEEQIASVRSEINKQSKN, encoded by the coding sequence ATGGATTTAAATTCTAAATTAATGGAACTTAAAGACGATTATGTAAGATTACAGAACGATCTTGAGAAAAGAGAATCTTTAAACCAAGATATCGACCCACTACACCGTCAACTAGCCGAAATTGAAGAACAAATTGCTTCAGTTCGCTCTGAAATAAATAAACAATCTAAAAATTAG
- a CDS encoding AEC family transporter, with protein sequence MTQQFIIIILLIALGYVLKRLNYFKANDSQIFATLVLNITLPSLVIVNLNKAELDISLSILPIMMICFGVISKIIVIWCFLNRDNQIRGTMGMMTASLNIGLFAYPLVATIWPEKGMIYFGMADIGGAVIMFGVTYFVGNYFSNGADNFDFKYLGINIVKSVPLMTYIIMFILNLSNIHFPAPVISFFSTLSKANMPLSMILLGLMLSFKIERRYLPLVAKYLGLHYGIALVAGLLVHYFLPVHDEMIKTTLQVAWLLPVGVSVIPYAIQFKYRTLPIIGMVTNLTIVISIIILYVYQAIFV encoded by the coding sequence GTGACGCAACAATTTATTATTATAATTTTACTAATAGCGTTAGGTTATGTTTTAAAGCGACTTAATTATTTTAAAGCGAATGATAGTCAGATTTTTGCAACGTTGGTATTAAATATCACACTTCCTTCTTTAGTTATTGTTAATTTAAATAAAGCGGAACTAGATATTTCATTATCTATTTTACCCATTATGATGATTTGTTTTGGGGTTATTTCTAAAATTATCGTTATTTGGTGTTTTTTGAATAGAGATAACCAAATTAGAGGCACAATGGGTATGATGACTGCATCATTAAACATTGGATTATTTGCTTATCCACTTGTTGCGACGATATGGCCTGAAAAGGGCATGATTTATTTTGGTATGGCTGACATAGGTGGAGCCGTTATCATGTTTGGTGTTACTTATTTTGTAGGTAACTATTTTAGTAATGGTGCGGACAATTTTGATTTTAAATATTTAGGGATAAATATTGTGAAGTCAGTCCCATTAATGACGTATATTATTATGTTTATACTTAATTTATCTAATATTCATTTCCCAGCACCAGTTATTAGTTTCTTCTCAACACTCTCTAAAGCAAATATGCCTCTTTCAATGATTTTACTAGGTTTAATGTTGAGTTTTAAAATTGAAAGACGTTATTTACCACTTGTTGCGAAGTATTTAGGTTTACATTATGGTATCGCATTAGTTGCTGGTTTATTGGTGCATTATTTCTTACCGGTTCATGACGAAATGATAAAAACGACGTTGCAAGTTGCGTGGTTATTACCAGTGGGCGTGTCTGTTATTCCTTATGCGATACAATTTAAATATAGAACCTTACCAATTATTGGCATGGTGACTAACTTGACCATAGTAATTAGTATAATAATATTGTATGTGTATCAAGCGATTTTTGTTTAA
- a CDS encoding glucose 1-dehydrogenase — MFKDLENKVVVITGAGSGLGKAFSEEFGKLKAKVVMNYLSDKHLDDINKTIKLIEDAGGQAIKVQGDVSVEDDVNNLVQTAVKEFGTVDVMINNAGFEKPIPSHEMSVSEWQKVIDINLTGAFMGAKAAVNQFLKEDKKGVILNTSSVHDTIPWPNYVNYAASKGGLKLMMETMSMEYAQYGIRINNISPGAIVTEHTREKFSDPTTRAETLEMIPAKEIGEAHQVANVALFLASDFSDYIHGTTIYVDGGMTNYPAFMGGKG, encoded by the coding sequence ATGTTCAAAGATTTAGAAAACAAAGTAGTCGTAATTACTGGAGCAGGAAGTGGATTAGGTAAAGCTTTCTCAGAAGAATTTGGAAAATTAAAAGCTAAAGTAGTAATGAACTATTTAAGCGATAAACACTTAGATGATATAAATAAAACAATCAAATTAATCGAAGATGCTGGCGGACAAGCAATCAAAGTTCAAGGCGATGTATCTGTTGAAGATGACGTTAATAACCTTGTACAAACTGCAGTTAAAGAATTCGGTACAGTAGATGTCATGATCAACAATGCTGGTTTCGAAAAACCTATCCCTAGTCACGAAATGTCAGTGTCAGAGTGGCAAAAAGTTATCGATATCAACTTAACTGGTGCATTTATGGGTGCTAAAGCAGCTGTAAACCAATTCTTAAAAGAAGATAAAAAAGGTGTTATTTTAAACACTTCTAGCGTTCATGATACTATTCCTTGGCCAAACTACGTTAACTACGCAGCTAGTAAAGGCGGCTTAAAGTTAATGATGGAAACTATGTCAATGGAATATGCGCAATATGGTATTCGTATTAACAATATTTCACCGGGAGCTATTGTTACAGAACATACACGCGAAAAATTCTCCGATCCAACTACACGTGCTGAAACATTAGAAATGATTCCAGCTAAAGAAATTGGAGAGGCACATCAAGTTGCTAACGTTGCATTATTCTTAGCTTCTGACTTCTCAGATTATATTCACGGCACTACAATTTATGTAGATGGTGGTATGACTAACTATCCTGCATTTATGGGCGGTAAAGGTTAA